From the genome of Bacillota bacterium:
GCGAGGATCCACTCGATATCGTTGCACCGGGCACGCAACACCCGTCCCCGGCACATCTCCACCGGCCCGTACCCGTCGAGCCGGCGCACCAGGTGATCCAGGGCCCGGAACCCTGCGTTGTGCCGGGTCGCCTGGTAACGGGTGCCCGGATTGCCCAGGCCCACCACCAGGCGAACGGGAGCCGTACCAGGCGCCACCGGAAAACCGCTTTACTCCTCTTTCTCCTCTTCCTGCTCTTCTTCTGCCTCGGCCTTGCGCGGCCGGGTGACCCGCTCGGGTTCGGCGGGCTGCTCCGCCGCAGGAGCGGCCGTCTGTTCCTCCTCGCGCTCCTCACGCGGCGCAAGCGCCGACACCACGCCGGCATCGCCGTCCGTCAGGATGCGCACGCCCTGGGGCACCTGCAGCTCCCCGACCGTGATGGTCTGGCCCTCCTCGAGCTCCGCCACGTTGACGGCGAAGTATCGCGGAATCGCCGTCGGGAGGCATTCCACCTCCACCTCGCGCTCGCTGATGGCCGGAATGAGGCCCCGGCGCTCCAGCTCCTCGACACCTTCGAACAGAAGGGGCACCGTCGCCCGGACCGGCCGGTCGAGCGGCACGGCGTAAAAGTCGACGTGCAGCACCTGTCCCAGGACAGGGTCGCGCTGCACCTCCTTCAGGAGAACCTGGTACTCCTGGCCCGACGGCTCCCCGTTCTGCACGACCAGCCGGACCAGCGCCGTGCGGGCGCCGTCGCTCTTCAGCAAGCGCTCCAGTTCCTTCTGCTGGACCTGTACGGCGACGTTGACCGAAGGCCCGTACAGGCTGCCCGGGATCCACCCGGCCTGGCGCAGTTTGCGTACCACGCCCTTCCCCGTGCCCCCGCGGGGCTTCACCGCAATCTGAAGATCCGCCATGAGAGACTACCGCACCTCCGCTCGCCTGCCGGCAGGCGTTGGGTTCGCAAAAAGGCGGCTGACGGACTCCTCCTGGAAGATACTGCGAATCGCCTCCGCCAGGAGAGGTGCAACCGACAGCACACGCAGCCGCTCAGAAGTTACCCTACCCGCCACCGGAATCGTATCCGTAACGACCACTTCCACAATGGGCGCCCTGGCCAGAAGCTCGGCAGCCCCGGGCGAGAAGACCCCGTGCGCCGCACAGGCGTAAACGGCCTGTGCCCCCTCCTCGACCAGTGCCGCTGCCGCCTGTGCCAGCGTACCGCCGGTGTCAATAATATCATCGACCAGGATGGCCGTGAGGCCGTCGACGTCACCGATCACGTGCATCACTTCGGCCACGTTGGGTTCCGGCCGGCGCTTGTCGCAGATGGCGAG
Proteins encoded in this window:
- a CDS encoding aminoacyl-tRNA hydrolase (Enables the recycling of peptidyl-tRNAs produced at termination of translation), which encodes MAPGTAPVRLVVGLGNPGTRYQATRHNAGFRALDHLVRRLDGYGPVEMCRGRVLRARCNDIEWILA
- a CDS encoding 50S ribosomal protein L25, with amino-acid sequence MADLQIAVKPRGGTGKGVVRKLRQAGWIPGSLYGPSVNVAVQVQQKELERLLKSDGARTALVRLVVQNGEPSGQEYQVLLKEVQRDPVLGQVLHVDFYAVPLDRPVRATVPLLFEGVEELERRGLIPAISEREVEVECLPTAIPRYFAVNVAELEEGQTITVGELQVPQGVRILTDGDAGVVSALAPREEREEEQTAAPAAEQPAEPERVTRPRKAEAEEEQEEEKEE